Genomic DNA from Candidatus Koribacter versatilis Ellin345:
CAGGGCTTCTTTCACCTTGGGGGCCATCGGCGAGTTGGAATCTTCTTTCAGGAAAACGTGATACTCGTCTTTCGCGTGCTGATTGTCGCCCTTGTCGGCATATACCTCGGCAGCGATCAGATGCGCTGCAGCGAATTTCTTATGGTCAGGCAACGCATGCACTTTCTGCGCGGTCGCGAGTGCTTCGTCGTTCTGCCCATTCCTTAATTGGCTGTTCGCAAGAGCCAGCAGCAGCTGTGCGTTCTTCGGATCGTCTTTGGTGGCATGAACCAGATACGGCTCGGCGTCCTTGAACTGGTGGTTCTCGTAATAGAACTGGCCGAGAAACAGGTTCGCCTGTTTCAAATGTTCATCCAACTGCGCCGCCGTCTTGAACGCCTCCACCGCCTTGGGGCCCTGGTTTAAGTGCATGTACACCAAACCCAGGTCGTTGTAGGCCATCGCATACTTGGGATAGATCGTGACTGCTTTTTCCAAATGCTCCCGCGCAGCGTTGTAATCTTTCCCTTGCGACTTGTCCTCGCCCTTATCGAATTCTTTCCTAGCATCCGCTGGGATATTCGCGTCCACAGTCGCTCCCGGCGCCGAATCGCCCATCTGGCCGGACGGCTTCACCGGCACCGTTTGGTTGGAGCGCGGGCCTGCATCAGTGAGGTCAATGACAGGTGTTTCCGTCGTCACGATTCCGGGTCCCGACACTCGCAATCTGTAGTTGCCCGGGTCCATCCTTGGAAACGTCACCTGGCCCGACGTATCCGTAGATCCAGAGGTCACGCTGCCTCCGTACTGGCCCAATACCTCGACGCGATTGTTAGGTCCAGCGGAACGCCCGTTCTCGAAAACCACGCGCACGGAGAGGTCTGTCACCTTCGGGATGCTCGCCGGAGCTTGGGCCGCAAGTTGCATCGCAAACGCTGCGATGAAAAGAACACCTAGGTAAATGGGCTTCATAGCGAACTCCCGTGAAGCAGGTCTGAGAAGCGCCCAATTCTACCGCAAGCGAAGCTGCTGGTCAGCCATCGTATTTACCCGACTGCACGCAACACAGGTTGCATCCGCACGTCCGACAGTTGTATCGTCAGCCTCCATACGAACACCACGCGGAGATTAGCAGGAGAAATGGCGAATAACATGGTAGTCAGCGCGACCAATGCGGGAGCCGCCGCCGCTTCCGTGGCGACGACGCGCCTGAAACCCGCCGGAGTCCGCCCACCGCCGCGCCACGCCGCCTTCGTTCGCGTGACGCACTGGCTCAGCGCGATCGCCTTCCTCGCACTACTCGTCACCGGATGCGAGATCGTTCTTTCGCACCCGCGCTTCTACTGGGGAGAAACTGGAAACGTCAACACCGGCACTCTCTTCAAGATTCCGGTGCCATCTTCCCGCGCTCTCGTTCCCACCGGATACGGATACGTGCTCCCCGACCAGAATGGCTGGAGCCGCGCCCTTCACTTCCAGTCGGCTTGGCTCATCGTCTTCGTCGGCATTATTTATGTCGGGATCGGCTTCGCCAAAGGTCACTTCTGGCGGACTCTGTTGCCCTCCCGATCTCAGCTCTCGCCCCGCGCGCTTGCGTCGTCCTGCGCCGATCATCTGCGCTTCAAGCATCCAAGCGAAGACGAGGCTTACTCCTACAACGTCCTCCAGCGCCTCTCCTATCTCGCTGTGATCTTCGTCGCGATTCCAATGATCGTCTGGACCGGCCTCGCCATGTCGCCCGCATTCACGTCGGCCTTCCCGTCGTCTGTCATATTGCTCGGCGGCCGCCAGACGGCGCGCACGCTGCATTTCTTCCTCACGATCCTCCTGACGCTCTTCCTGCTCGTACACGTCTTCATGGTCTTTTTTGCCGGATTCCGAAAACGCATGGCGGCTATGATCACCGGACGCGTGCCGCAACCGAAGGAGCGTGCATGAGCAAGATCTCTCGCCGCGGATTCATCACCACCGGGATCGCCGCTGCCGCAAGCCTCTCCGGCGTGGCCGTTGCGGCCAAGCTCGCCGGAAAATACGGGCTCGTTCCACCCGATCACGGCGGGCTCTACGGTCCCGGCGAGACCCTCACTTACGCCGCGCAGCGCCTGCTAACGCGCCACTCCGTGGCTCGTGAATTCGATCGCAGCCAGATTTCCGCCAAACCACTCGCTAACGAGATCACTCCACTGCCCGCCGAATTCAAGCGCCACGAAGCCGCAGGCTTCACGGACTGGCGCCTCATGGTCGAAGGCATGGCCGCGATGCCCACATCGTTCTCCGTCGACGAATTAAAGAGCTTCCCCTCGCACAGCCACATCACAGAGATCGCCTGCGAGGAGGGCTGGTCCTACGTCGCCGAGTGGAAGGGCGTCCCGCTCTCGTACATCCTCGATCGCGTCGGCGCGCTCCCGCAGACCCGCTACGTCGTCTATCAGTCGATCCAAATGCCGGATTGGTGGGACAGCCTCGATATGGCCGACGCGCTCCACCCGCAAACACTCATCGCAACCCACATCAACGGCGCGGACCTTCCTGTCGGCTTCGGCGGCCCTCTGCGCATGCGCGTTCCGCGCCAACTCGGCTACAAGAATATTAAGTTCATCAACAAGCTCATCCTTACTGACAACATCAAGCGCTTCGGCAAAGGCCTCGGCTCGTCGTCGCCCGAAGCCGGTTACGCCTGGTACGCGGGAATCTAAGGAATCTGTTACGGCCAAGAAAAATCCCAGCTCGCGCTGGGATTTTTCGTTATCGAAACTCTGATTCGCTTACTTCGCCGGACAGGTTCCGTTGCCCTTGCCAACCTTGCTGACGGCAATCGAGTCCGCCTTCACGTCGCCCATCACCTGCACTGACTCGCCGACATGTGCTGACAACTTCGACCCGTCAGCATTCGCGGGAAGATTCAGTTTGAATGACTTTCCTGAGGCATCCGTAAGCGTGAAGTTTGGACTGCTGCCGCCAAGACAGCCCTCGGTGATCGCACCACCCGCTGCCGGTGCACCACTTGCCTGAGGCGTAGCCTCGGGCGAAGTGCTCTGCCCTGCCGCGCCCGGCGCTGCCGAAGTATCAGGCATCGAAGAAGATTGCCCCTGGGACGCGCCCGGCGCACCCGCCGGCGCCCCGCTCTGGCCTGCTGCGGGCTGCTGTACTCCCGCCCAAGCCAACGTGGACAGCATAAACGTCGCGAAAATCATTGCTTTCTTCATCAGACTAAAACCTCCAGAGATTTGCGCGCTGTTTTCACACCGCAGCAAACCTCGCCAGAGGCCGCGGCACTTGCGCATCGTCCTTTAGAGGCAGGATGGTGGTCCGGTGTCTCCTCCGAACATGAAAATTCGAGGTACTCACGTCGTTGCCTGGGATCTCGAGGCCATGGCCCCGATCAACGTCCCCATACCAACGTCTGATTGTTCCCCACGGCAAGCTTCTGCTCTGATGTCCCTATTGCGGTACACGGCGCAAGTGATCGTGAGTTGAGGAACAAACCCATGCCAAACAGCGTTCATGAAGTGAATCACAACCTGCCCGCCCTCTCAACGATCTCCTTTTCCATAGAAGAGCGCGTGCTTTTTGCAGAACTTTCTGCTCCACCCATGAACCTCCTCGGCCCAGATCTGGCGCGCGACCTGGTCTCTCTTATCAAATACGCTGAGTCCGACGACAAAATTCAAGTGCTCGTCTTCAAAAGCGCCGATCCCGCTTACTTCATCTCGCACGTGGACATGACGAGAGTTGGCGAACTCAAAGCCGAAGTATCGAAACTCGAAGGCGCTGACTCGCTGGCCCTCCTCTTTCACCATCTCAGTGCAAGCCGCCTGATCACCATCGCCCAGATCGAGGGCCGGGTACGCGGCGTTGGCAGCGAGTTTGTTCTCGCGTGCGATATGCGCTTCGCCGCCCGTGAAACTGGCATCTTCGGCCAGCCCGAAGCCGCGTTCGGCCTCATTCCCGGCACGGGCGCTGCGCAACACCTCACACGTCTCGGTGGCCGCGCTCGGGCCCTCGAGATCCTGCTCAGCGCCAACGATTACGACGCCGACCTCGCTGAACGCTACGGCTGGATCAATCGCGCGCTGCCCGCCGCCGAACTCGATGGCTTCGTCAAATCACTCGCGCATCGCATTGCCCAGTTCCCCGCCGCCGGCCATGTCACCATCAAGCAGCGGGTCAATGCAATCGCCCTCGTAGCCGCCGATGAAGTCAGCCGCGACTCCAACCTATTCGTCGAGGGCGTGCGCAATCCCGAAAGCCAGCAGCGAATTCAATCAGCTATGAAGAAGGGCTTGCAAACTCGCGACGGCGAAATGGAGCTAGGACGCATGCTCGGCGAGTGATGCAGACAAAGCACAAGTCAGGCATTACACTCATCCTTCCTATCGCGTGACAACCGAACGGGTAAAGGGATGATCCCCTGGAAGAACCGCATCGTTTTGCTGACCGTGGCTCTCCTGAGCATCTCTCTTCCCATCTTTCTGATGACCGGCTACACCGCCCTTTACTGGGCGTGGCTCCGGGCCAATCTGAATGCGGCTCTCCCATACCTGCCGTGGGCTAGAAATTTTGGAATGATTGCCGTGCTGGCCGCTGCTGCGGCTCTGGCCATCCTGTTCTCTTCGAAGACCTTCCCGATCTCCCCGAAGATTCGACTCGTGCTTTCGCTGCTAAGCACCGCTGCGATCGGCTTTTTTGCCGAGTTCAGAAACGAAGGCAAGTTTTATTTCAAGACTCGCGTCCATGTTTTCGGACCGGGAACGTGGATCCACGATGGACTGAACCATGTCGGCTCTTCCGCCGGCGATGCTATCTATCGCATCGAGTACTCGCATTGGAACGATTTCCTGATGGGCCCGGCGATCGTCAGCGTCCTCTTTGTCCTGGTGTTCGCTAAGATCTACAATGCTTCCCAAAATCAAGGCCCCGTCGGCCTAAGCCCATCCAGTTCGGATGACCTCGATCATGCCCTGCGCTTCGCGCGCATTCTCATGAACGTCGGCCTCTTCTGGTTTTTCCTCCAGGCGTGGGGCGAGAAAGCAGGCTACTGGCGCAATCCCCACTCCAACGATGAGATCGACCTGCCTTTCGAGTTCGCCGGAACCATGCTCGGCTTCTGGATGGCGCGCACCCTCACCAAACCCTTCGGCAAGGAGCCGGAAAAGTTCCGCTCTACGTTCTTGATCGATTTCGTGTCATCCGGAGCTATCGGACTTCTGTACACGCTCATCGTCGGTCCGCTGACGGAGAGTGTTGCGGGCAGCGTTGCGCACGCCCTGTATCCGGTTGTTCCCGGCTCGCTGGACGCCCACGAATACACGCCGCTGCAGCAACACCTGCGCCCGCTTGAACTGCTGCTGCTCGCCGCAGCCA
This window encodes:
- a CDS encoding carboxypeptidase-like regulatory domain-containing protein; this encodes MKPIYLGVLFIAAFAMQLAAQAPASIPKVTDLSVRVVFENGRSAGPNNRVEVLGQYGGSVTSGSTDTSGQVTFPRMDPGNYRLRVSGPGIVTTETPVIDLTDAGPRSNQTVPVKPSGQMGDSAPGATVDANIPADARKEFDKGEDKSQGKDYNAAREHLEKAVTIYPKYAMAYNDLGLVYMHLNQGPKAVEAFKTAAQLDEHLKQANLFLGQFYYENHQFKDAEPYLVHATKDDPKNAQLLLALANSQLRNGQNDEALATAQKVHALPDHKKFAAAHLIAAEVYADKGDNQHAKDEYHVFLKEDSNSPMAPKVKEALAKLEAPAK
- a CDS encoding cytochrome b/b6 domain-containing protein — protein: MANNMVVSATNAGAAAASVATTRLKPAGVRPPPRHAAFVRVTHWLSAIAFLALLVTGCEIVLSHPRFYWGETGNVNTGTLFKIPVPSSRALVPTGYGYVLPDQNGWSRALHFQSAWLIVFVGIIYVGIGFAKGHFWRTLLPSRSQLSPRALASSCADHLRFKHPSEDEAYSYNVLQRLSYLAVIFVAIPMIVWTGLAMSPAFTSAFPSSVILLGGRQTARTLHFFLTILLTLFLLVHVFMVFFAGFRKRMAAMITGRVPQPKERA
- a CDS encoding molybdopterin-dependent oxidoreductase — encoded protein: MSKISRRGFITTGIAAAASLSGVAVAAKLAGKYGLVPPDHGGLYGPGETLTYAAQRLLTRHSVAREFDRSQISAKPLANEITPLPAEFKRHEAAGFTDWRLMVEGMAAMPTSFSVDELKSFPSHSHITEIACEEGWSYVAEWKGVPLSYILDRVGALPQTRYVVYQSIQMPDWWDSLDMADALHPQTLIATHINGADLPVGFGGPLRMRVPRQLGYKNIKFINKLILTDNIKRFGKGLGSSSPEAGYAWYAGI
- a CDS encoding enoyl-CoA hydratase/isomerase family protein: MPNSVHEVNHNLPALSTISFSIEERVLFAELSAPPMNLLGPDLARDLVSLIKYAESDDKIQVLVFKSADPAYFISHVDMTRVGELKAEVSKLEGADSLALLFHHLSASRLITIAQIEGRVRGVGSEFVLACDMRFAARETGIFGQPEAAFGLIPGTGAAQHLTRLGGRARALEILLSANDYDADLAERYGWINRALPAAELDGFVKSLAHRIAQFPAAGHVTIKQRVNAIALVAADEVSRDSNLFVEGVRNPESQQRIQSAMKKGLQTRDGEMELGRMLGE